A portion of the Oxynema aestuarii AP17 genome contains these proteins:
- a CDS encoding YggS family pyridoxal phosphate-dependent enzyme produces the protein MSSTIARRLDRIRSTLPPSVRLIAVTKQVSVPLMREAYAAGIRDFGENRIQEADSKYEQLQDLPDITWHGIGHVQSNKAKRAVELFDWIHSCDSLKLARRLNRLAGELSRSPQVCLQVKLLPDPNKYGWSVEQLWQDLPELDRCEHLQIKGLMAIAPLGLDEGETATLFARAAQLARDIGQQPWQRLQMTELSMGMSGDYALAVGQGATMVRLGRILFGERS, from the coding sequence ATGAGTTCTACGATTGCCCGCCGCCTCGATCGCATTCGCTCCACCCTACCCCCGTCAGTTCGGTTAATCGCCGTGACCAAACAAGTCTCCGTGCCCCTCATGCGCGAAGCCTACGCCGCCGGAATTCGGGATTTTGGCGAAAATCGCATTCAAGAAGCCGACAGCAAGTACGAGCAGCTCCAGGATTTGCCCGATATTACGTGGCACGGCATCGGTCACGTCCAAAGTAATAAGGCCAAACGCGCGGTAGAATTATTCGACTGGATTCATTCGTGCGACAGTTTGAAGTTAGCCCGCCGTTTGAACCGTCTCGCCGGGGAATTGTCGCGATCGCCTCAAGTCTGTCTGCAAGTGAAGTTACTGCCGGATCCGAATAAATACGGCTGGTCCGTAGAACAACTCTGGCAAGATTTGCCCGAACTCGATCGCTGCGAACATCTCCAGATTAAAGGCTTGATGGCGATCGCCCCCTTGGGATTGGACGAAGGCGAAACCGCTACCCTGTTTGCGCGCGCGGCTCAACTCGCCCGCGACATCGGCCAACAGCCTTGGCAACGCCTTCAAATGACGGAATTATCGATGGGAATGTCCGGGGATTATGCCCTCGCCGTGGGCCAGGGAGCTACGATGGTTCGCTTGGGTCGGATTTTGTTCGGCGAGCGCTCGTGA
- a CDS encoding cell division protein SepF, with product MNGIFSKLRDFVGLNEPVDYEYDYDEIEGEGYQNLYQEQPPAPAEADNRQARTRLRDRNVGGVTMGSSGMNMGSEATMGSTMNALNNVIGLPGASNGISEVVVMEPKSFEEMPQAIQALRERKSVVLNLTMMDPDQAQRAVDFIAGGTYALDGHQERIGESIFLFTPSCVQVSTQTGVVHEVLQPHLRPSRPPMGNPAWTQPEPGRVAQ from the coding sequence GTGAACGGAATATTTTCTAAATTACGGGATTTCGTCGGTTTGAACGAACCCGTAGACTACGAATACGACTACGATGAAATTGAGGGGGAAGGTTACCAAAACCTCTATCAAGAACAACCCCCCGCTCCCGCCGAAGCCGACAACCGTCAGGCCCGGACTCGTTTGCGGGATCGCAATGTTGGTGGTGTCACTATGGGGTCTTCGGGGATGAATATGGGATCGGAAGCAACAATGGGCTCGACGATGAACGCCCTCAACAACGTCATCGGCTTGCCAGGTGCCTCCAACGGCATTTCGGAAGTGGTTGTCATGGAACCCAAATCCTTCGAGGAAATGCCCCAAGCGATCCAAGCCCTGCGCGAACGCAAATCCGTCGTCTTGAACCTGACGATGATGGATCCGGACCAAGCCCAACGGGCGGTCGATTTTATTGCCGGAGGCACCTACGCCCTCGACGGCCATCAAGAACGCATCGGTGAAAGTATCTTCTTGTTTACGCCGAGCTGCGTCCAAGTCAGCACCCAAACCGGAGTGGTTCACGAAGTCTTGCAACCCCACTTGCGACCTTCTCGCCCGCCGATGGGCAACCCGGCATGGACCCAACCGGAACCGGGGCGCGTCGCCCAATAA
- a CDS encoding RNA-guided endonuclease InsQ/TnpB family protein: protein MLKAVKVRLYPNEQQKQSLEQSFGNCRWLWNYGLNLMNQTYQETGKGLSSYDIKKKIPSLKQEHEWLKLTYSQCLQQVCINLGTAFNNFFEKRARYPRFKSKHGKQSIQYPQNVKVLENVLKLPKIGEVKAVVHRPIEGKVKTVTVTKNRCDQYFASILFEDGKPNPDSSTEGKAVGVDLGLNHFAVTSDGSKFDNPRWMAKHERNLKRKQQDLSRKQKGSNNRNKARKKVAKVHNKVARCREDFLHKRSRRIVDENQVICVESPLTPLIKGGTKGGIGMVKNPNLAKAIGQVGWGMFLTMLKYKAEQEGKVYVEVDRFFPSSKTCNVCLNQIDRLSLDVRNWTCSHCGTSHDRDLNAAINLREEGLRLLTCGTRGQAYCRDVRPNRRGRQKSTIGQSVG from the coding sequence ATGCTCAAAGCTGTCAAGGTCAGATTATATCCAAATGAGCAGCAGAAGCAATCGCTGGAGCAATCCTTCGGCAATTGCAGATGGCTGTGGAACTATGGTCTGAACTTGATGAATCAAACCTACCAGGAGACTGGAAAAGGACTATCTAGTTACGACATCAAGAAAAAGATTCCCAGCCTCAAACAAGAGCATGAGTGGTTAAAGCTGACATATTCACAATGCCTTCAACAGGTTTGCATTAACCTGGGAACAGCTTTTAATAACTTCTTCGAGAAACGAGCCAGGTATCCACGATTCAAATCCAAACACGGCAAACAATCCATCCAGTATCCCCAAAATGTCAAGGTGCTGGAGAACGTCTTGAAGCTACCGAAGATTGGGGAAGTTAAAGCGGTTGTTCATCGACCAATAGAGGGTAAGGTAAAAACCGTCACAGTTACCAAAAATCGCTGCGACCAGTATTTTGCTTCCATTCTCTTTGAAGATGGAAAACCCAATCCAGACTCATCCACTGAGGGAAAAGCGGTCGGTGTAGACCTTGGATTAAATCATTTTGCTGTAACTTCCGATGGGTCTAAATTTGATAACCCAAGATGGATGGCTAAACACGAGCGCAACCTGAAACGCAAGCAGCAAGATTTATCGAGAAAACAGAAAGGCTCTAACAACCGCAATAAAGCCCGAAAGAAGGTAGCTAAGGTACATAACAAAGTAGCACGTTGCCGGGAGGATTTTCTACACAAGCGATCGCGTAGGATAGTTGACGAAAACCAAGTTATCTGTGTGGAATCCCCCCTAACCCCCCTTATTAAGGGGGGAACTAAAGGGGGGATAGGTATGGTCAAGAACCCCAACCTGGCTAAGGCGATCGGCCAAGTCGGTTGGGGAATGTTTTTGACCATGCTAAAGTACAAAGCCGAACAGGAAGGGAAAGTCTATGTTGAGGTCGATAGATTCTTCCCCTCTTCTAAAACTTGCAACGTTTGCTTGAATCAAATCGATCGTCTGTCATTAGATGTCAGAAATTGGACTTGTTCTCACTGTGGGACGAGTCACGATCGCGATCTCAATGCAGCTATCAACCTCAGAGAAGAGGGGCTACGACTCTTGACCTGCGGGACGCGGGGCCAAGCCTACTGTCGGGATGTAAGACCGAACCGTAGAGGACGTCAGAAATCTACGATTGGGCAATCTGTTGGGTAG
- a CDS encoding helix-turn-helix domain-containing protein has protein sequence MKKDKKQTTVKNPDRDRALKLAEMGAYLRQQREDRRVSLEEIAAQTMIRVSLLRAIEAGQLEKLPEPIYIQGFLLRYADTLGLDGVTFAQEFPIGSKWSALKLRQWYIPLPQFRPIHLYIIYIILIACSVKGLSGFMKDSGSLAQKSPDGPQIQVTSGEQPGNPNPPGPNLQTVSTQTSSQKQSGEGNGAIEQVRVGLTVKDRSWVQVIADGKTEFEGILPEGTERTWEAKQQLVVRAGNAGGVMVAVNNGQAKQMGAPGEVEEVVVKAAQNPRS, from the coding sequence ATGAAAAAGGATAAAAAGCAAACCACTGTCAAGAATCCCGACCGCGATCGCGCCCTCAAGCTGGCTGAAATGGGTGCTTATCTGCGCCAGCAACGGGAGGATCGACGGGTATCCCTCGAAGAGATTGCCGCCCAAACCATGATCCGCGTCAGTCTCCTGCGCGCGATCGAAGCGGGTCAGTTGGAAAAACTCCCCGAACCGATCTACATCCAGGGATTTTTATTGCGATATGCCGATACGTTGGGCTTGGATGGGGTGACCTTCGCTCAAGAATTCCCCATCGGTTCCAAATGGTCCGCCCTCAAATTGAGACAGTGGTACATTCCTCTCCCTCAATTCAGACCGATCCACCTGTACATCATCTACATCATCTTGATCGCCTGTTCGGTCAAAGGGTTATCCGGCTTCATGAAGGATTCTGGTTCCCTGGCTCAAAAATCCCCCGACGGGCCGCAAATCCAAGTCACCTCCGGGGAGCAGCCGGGAAACCCCAATCCTCCGGGACCCAACCTCCAGACCGTTTCCACCCAAACCTCATCCCAGAAGCAAAGCGGTGAGGGCAACGGGGCGATCGAACAAGTCCGCGTCGGTCTGACCGTCAAAGACCGTTCCTGGGTTCAAGTTATTGCCGACGGTAAAACCGAATTTGAAGGCATTTTACCCGAAGGCACCGAGCGCACCTGGGAAGCCAAACAACAGTTAGTCGTTCGCGCCGGGAACGCCGGAGGGGTGATGGTGGCGGTCAATAACGGTCAAGCCAAACAAATGGGAGCGCCGGGAGAAGTCGAAGAAGTCGTCGTCAAAGCCGCCCAAAACCCCCGTTCGTAA
- a CDS encoding RNA-guided endonuclease InsQ/TnpB family protein, whose product MLNLTYNYRIYPGLDQKAQMLDWLEQCRRVYNYALAERKDWIGSRKCPVNACSIKQEYIISADAPYPDYYKQQNALTEAKKAIPELKAVHSQVLQDALKRLDKSFKFVQERGFGFPRFKQFGQYRSFVFPQFKSNPINGFEIELPKIGAMPINLHRPIPEGFALKRVRVVFKPSGWYAQLILQADLSVPEIMPHGEPIGIDLGLEKFLAGSTGELVERPRFFVDWQSKLRWLQRKLRNKKKGSANYRKIQAKIRQLHEHIYSVRREFHFLTAHQLCDHAGMIFAEDLNLKMTSRGILAKHCLDAAWGSFLEILRWVGWKRGVYFAKVDPNGTSQTCPQCGAHTGKKELGERVHYCDECGYTTDRDVAAAQVVMQRGLVLAADG is encoded by the coding sequence ATGTTGAACTTGACCTACAACTACCGAATCTATCCAGGACTTGACCAGAAAGCTCAAATGCTCGATTGGTTGGAGCAATGTCGTCGCGTCTATAACTACGCTTTGGCAGAGCGCAAGGACTGGATCGGCTCGCGTAAATGTCCGGTCAATGCTTGCAGTATCAAGCAGGAATACATCATTTCTGCTGATGCACCCTATCCCGACTATTACAAACAGCAGAATGCGCTGACCGAAGCGAAAAAGGCGATCCCAGAACTCAAAGCAGTTCACTCTCAAGTTTTGCAAGATGCCTTGAAGCGATTGGATAAGTCGTTCAAGTTCGTGCAGGAAAGAGGATTTGGATTTCCTCGATTCAAACAGTTTGGTCAGTACCGCTCGTTTGTCTTTCCGCAGTTCAAATCGAACCCCATCAACGGGTTTGAGATCGAACTGCCGAAAATTGGAGCCATGCCCATTAACCTGCATCGACCTATCCCAGAAGGATTTGCACTCAAGCGGGTACGGGTCGTCTTCAAGCCGTCTGGTTGGTATGCTCAATTGATTCTGCAAGCCGATCTTTCCGTCCCCGAGATTATGCCTCACGGTGAACCGATTGGCATAGATTTGGGACTGGAAAAGTTCTTGGCTGGATCGACGGGAGAATTGGTAGAACGCCCTCGCTTTTTCGTGGATTGGCAAAGCAAGCTTCGATGGTTGCAACGTAAATTGAGGAACAAGAAAAAGGGTTCTGCTAATTACCGGAAGATTCAAGCCAAGATTCGCCAACTGCACGAGCATATCTATAGCGTTCGCCGTGAGTTCCACTTCCTGACGGCTCACCAGCTTTGTGACCATGCTGGGATGATTTTTGCTGAGGATTTGAACCTCAAGATGACCAGTCGCGGGATCTTGGCCAAGCATTGTTTGGATGCTGCTTGGGGAAGCTTCTTGGAAATCCTCAGATGGGTGGGCTGGAAGCGTGGCGTCTACTTTGCCAAGGTTGACCCCAACGGGACCAGTCAAACTTGCCCTCAGTGTGGGGCGCATACTGGGAAGAAGGAACTCGGCGAACGGGTGCATTATTGCGATGAGTGTGGATATACGACAGACCGGGATGTTGCTGCCGCTCAAGTGGTCATGCAACGAGGTCTTGTACTTGCAGCCGACGGATAG
- a CDS encoding NUDIX domain-containing protein — protein sequence MIYKNPVPTVDIIIELLDRPSRPVVLIERRNPPYGWAIPGGFVDYGESVETAAIREAHEETGLQVELVELLHVYSDPHRDPRQHTLSTVFIAAATGQPRAADDAKDLGIFEPWQIPQNLCFDHEQILKDYRHYRNYGLRPPL from the coding sequence ATGATTTATAAAAATCCCGTTCCGACCGTAGACATTATCATCGAACTGCTCGATCGCCCCTCCCGTCCGGTGGTCTTGATCGAGCGGCGCAATCCACCTTACGGCTGGGCCATTCCCGGCGGTTTCGTGGATTACGGCGAGTCCGTCGAAACGGCGGCCATTCGCGAGGCGCACGAAGAGACCGGATTGCAGGTCGAATTGGTCGAACTGCTTCACGTTTACTCCGATCCCCATCGGGATCCGCGCCAGCATACCTTGAGTACGGTGTTTATTGCGGCGGCGACGGGACAACCGCGTGCGGCGGACGATGCTAAGGATTTGGGAATTTTCGAGCCGTGGCAAATTCCCCAAAATTTATGTTTCGATCACGAGCAAATTCTCAAAGATTACCGTCATTATCGCAATTACGGCCTTCGTCCGCCCTTGTAA
- the malQ gene encoding 4-alpha-glucanotransferase: MTHRCHDRVFRSSTSCRIVVVSFQFTPRVILMPFPRSSGILLHPTSFPSRFGIGDLGDEAHRFIDFLVESGQQFWQILPIGPTGYGNSPYMSYSAMAGNPLLVSPDRLVEAGWLEETDFADLPEFPRDRVDYDRAIAVKMPLLQKAFERYRDNATDEQREAFNHFCDEKAYWLDDYSLFMSIKEAHAGVSWHNWDLGISRRDPGAMHIWHEQVGESVYLHKFLQFEFFRQWSEIKDYANERGIAIVGDLPIYVAHDSADVWANPDIFCLDPESGEAALMAGVPPDYFSDTGQLWGNPVYNWDRLKETDFEWWVKRFHAMLDYVDVIRIDHFRGLESYWVVEEGETTAINGRWVEAPGEHFLQRVADKLGQLPLIAEDLGIITPEVEHLRDHFALPGMKILHFAFGSGAGNPYLPFNFYNRNCIVYTGTHDNDTTVGWFEKLADHERQGLLAYLGEVSSWGIHWDLIRVAWSSVANQAIVPLQDLFGLGSEARMNFPSKPEGNWEWRYQSGDLKPEYARRLKMLTETFGRAKS; the protein is encoded by the coding sequence ATAACGCATCGCTGCCATGATAGAGTCTTTAGAAGTTCGACATCATGTCGCATCGTTGTCGTTTCCTTCCAGTTCACCCCGCGCGTCATACTCATGCCTTTTCCTCGCTCTAGCGGTATTCTCCTCCATCCCACCTCTTTTCCCAGTCGATTTGGTATTGGCGACCTCGGCGATGAAGCCCACCGATTTATCGATTTCCTCGTCGAAAGCGGCCAGCAATTTTGGCAAATTTTACCGATCGGACCGACGGGATACGGCAACTCTCCCTACATGTCGTATTCGGCGATGGCGGGCAATCCCTTGCTCGTCAGTCCGGACCGTCTCGTAGAAGCGGGATGGCTCGAAGAGACCGATTTTGCCGACCTGCCGGAGTTTCCCCGCGATCGCGTCGATTACGACCGGGCGATCGCCGTGAAAATGCCCTTATTGCAAAAGGCGTTCGAGCGCTATCGAGACAACGCCACGGACGAGCAACGGGAAGCTTTCAACCATTTTTGTGACGAAAAGGCTTACTGGCTCGACGATTACAGCTTGTTCATGTCGATCAAAGAAGCCCACGCCGGAGTCAGTTGGCACAATTGGGACCTCGGCATTTCCCGACGCGACCCCGGCGCCATGCACATTTGGCACGAACAAGTCGGCGAGTCGGTGTACTTGCACAAATTCCTCCAGTTCGAGTTCTTCCGCCAGTGGTCGGAAATCAAAGACTATGCCAACGAACGAGGGATCGCGATCGTCGGCGATCTGCCGATTTACGTCGCTCACGACAGTGCGGACGTATGGGCGAATCCGGATATTTTTTGCCTCGATCCCGAAAGTGGCGAAGCGGCGCTGATGGCGGGGGTTCCCCCGGATTATTTCAGCGACACCGGGCAACTGTGGGGCAATCCGGTTTACAATTGGGACCGCCTCAAAGAGACGGATTTCGAGTGGTGGGTGAAGCGCTTTCACGCGATGCTCGATTACGTGGACGTGATTCGCATCGACCACTTTCGCGGTTTGGAATCCTATTGGGTGGTCGAAGAAGGTGAAACTACGGCGATTAACGGTCGATGGGTCGAAGCCCCCGGCGAGCATTTTTTACAACGGGTGGCGGACAAACTCGGTCAGTTACCTTTGATTGCGGAAGATTTGGGCATTATTACCCCGGAAGTGGAACACTTGCGCGACCATTTCGCGTTACCGGGGATGAAGATCTTACATTTTGCCTTTGGATCGGGGGCGGGCAATCCCTATTTGCCGTTTAATTTTTACAATCGCAATTGTATTGTCTATACCGGAACCCACGATAACGATACGACGGTGGGTTGGTTTGAAAAACTCGCGGACCACGAACGCCAAGGACTGCTGGCTTATCTCGGCGAGGTCAGTTCCTGGGGGATTCACTGGGATTTAATTCGTGTGGCGTGGAGTTCGGTGGCGAATCAGGCGATCGTTCCCTTGCAAGACCTGTTCGGGTTGGGAAGTGAGGCGCGCATGAATTTCCCGAGCAAACCGGAAGGGAATTGGGAATGGCGTTATCAAAGTGGGGATTTGAAACCGGAATACGCGCGACGGTTGAAAATGCTGACGGAAACGTTCGGTCGGGCGAAGTCGTAG
- a CDS encoding pseudouridine synthase has translation MEARLQKILSQWGIASRRQAEQMILDGRVRVNGRVVPLGMKANPHGDRIEVDGVPVRPADRPDPIYLLLHKPKGVVSTCSDPQRRTTVLDLLPSELSEARGLHPVGRLDYNSTGALLLTNDGDLTFSLTHPRHSMAKTYQVWVKGHPPKSILHAWQQGVPLDGKTTRPASVRELQYDPSRDRTLLEVVLREGRNRQIRRVAAHLGYPVVRLHRSAIGSIHLGPAERPSLPSGQYRHLTASEIDVLRDPPRDSSARGVRRRRNLTSTNVPAKIKEHGI, from the coding sequence GTGGAAGCTAGACTGCAAAAAATCCTATCCCAATGGGGCATAGCCTCTCGCCGTCAAGCCGAACAGATGATCCTTGACGGACGGGTTCGCGTGAACGGGCGAGTCGTTCCTTTGGGAATGAAAGCCAACCCGCACGGCGATCGCATCGAAGTCGATGGGGTTCCCGTGCGTCCGGCGGATCGACCCGATCCGATTTATCTGTTGCTGCACAAACCGAAAGGCGTGGTGTCTACCTGTTCCGACCCGCAACGACGCACGACCGTTCTCGATCTGCTCCCTTCGGAGTTGAGCGAAGCCCGTGGGTTGCATCCCGTCGGTCGTCTGGATTACAACTCTACAGGAGCCTTGCTGTTGACCAATGACGGAGACCTGACCTTCAGCTTGACTCACCCGCGTCATTCCATGGCCAAAACCTATCAAGTTTGGGTGAAAGGGCATCCACCGAAATCGATTCTGCACGCCTGGCAGCAAGGGGTTCCCCTCGACGGCAAGACGACGCGACCCGCTTCAGTTCGAGAACTGCAATACGACCCCTCGCGCGATCGCACCCTTTTAGAAGTGGTGCTGCGCGAAGGCAGAAATCGGCAAATTCGCCGAGTTGCCGCGCATTTGGGATATCCTGTCGTTCGGTTGCACCGCAGCGCGATCGGATCGATTCACTTAGGTCCTGCCGAACGCCCGAGCTTGCCGAGCGGTCAATACCGTCATTTAACGGCGTCGGAGATTGATGTTTTGCGCGATCCGCCTCGGGACTCGTCTGCCCGAGGAGTCCGCCGTCGGAGAAATCTCACATCAACGAATGTGCCAGCAAAGATAAAGGAACACGGCATATGA
- the proC gene encoding pyrroline-5-carboxylate reductase encodes MSIKLGAIGGGVMGEALLSRLLDRGIYRPQAIGVSEPSPSRRDFLQQTYGIAPLADNRAALAATEVVLLAVKPQVFDTVAAEIAGVERDRPPVVVSILAGVPLSKLEGAFPGWPVVRAMPNTPALVGAGITAIAPGSRVEDEQLKRARTVLEAVGQVVDVPESMMDAVTGLSGSGPGYVAIAIEALADGGVAAGLPRAIAQQLAIQTVLGTARVLAESDLHPAQLKDRVTSPGGTTIAGIAALERAGFRSALVEAVRTATRRSQELGD; translated from the coding sequence TTGTCTATTAAACTCGGTGCGATCGGAGGCGGGGTAATGGGAGAAGCTCTCTTATCCCGCCTTCTCGATCGCGGAATCTATCGGCCTCAAGCGATCGGGGTCAGCGAACCGTCGCCCTCCCGTCGCGATTTTTTGCAGCAGACCTACGGTATCGCCCCCCTGGCAGACAATCGCGCCGCCCTCGCCGCGACGGAGGTGGTCTTACTGGCGGTCAAACCCCAAGTCTTTGACACCGTCGCCGCCGAAATTGCGGGAGTGGAGCGAGATCGGCCCCCAGTGGTGGTCTCGATTCTCGCCGGAGTGCCGTTAAGCAAACTCGAAGGGGCGTTTCCCGGCTGGCCTGTGGTGCGGGCGATGCCCAATACCCCGGCCCTCGTCGGCGCCGGAATCACGGCGATCGCCCCCGGCAGTCGTGTCGAGGACGAGCAGTTAAAGCGGGCTCGAACCGTTCTCGAAGCCGTCGGGCAAGTGGTGGACGTCCCGGAATCGATGATGGATGCGGTCACCGGACTGTCCGGTTCCGGGCCGGGTTACGTGGCGATCGCCATCGAAGCCCTCGCCGATGGCGGCGTCGCCGCCGGACTGCCCCGGGCGATCGCCCAACAACTGGCCATTCAGACGGTCCTCGGGACCGCCCGAGTGCTCGCCGAAAGCGACCTGCATCCGGCCCAACTCAAAGACCGGGTGACCAGTCCCGGCGGCACGACGATCGCCGGAATTGCCGCCCTCGAACGCGCCGGATTTCGTTCGGCACTGGTGGAAGCGGTACGGACCGCGACGCGCCGTTCCCAAGAACTCGGCGATTGA
- a CDS encoding LmeA family phospholipid-binding protein produces the protein MSVTVPSTPPNDRLDPSNESAPQATRRQWVSRLLSRAVSLWLKAQVESLDELHVEIAARDRQIFGGVLPWISLKASGVVYRGVHLSAVEMHATNIRVNLSEIVRGKPLQLLEPVHAEARILWQALDLHASVHSPLLAEALDELFAPALGAIAPDGTRAALSYSQLSLEAGQLCLSGSRDGDRFTLKTYLDAGDRRFLRFGSPSLTWEGQDTAIALAPFTVDLGEQVRLDHVEIAPEAIACGGHLEITA, from the coding sequence ATGAGCGTGACTGTCCCCTCCACTCCCCCGAACGATCGCCTCGACCCCAGCAACGAGTCCGCGCCCCAGGCGACCCGACGCCAATGGGTCAGCCGTCTCCTTTCCCGGGCGGTATCGCTGTGGTTGAAGGCTCAAGTCGAAAGTCTCGACGAGCTGCACGTCGAGATCGCGGCGCGCGATCGCCAAATTTTCGGCGGCGTCCTGCCGTGGATTTCCCTCAAAGCCTCCGGGGTCGTCTATCGCGGCGTACACCTGAGCGCGGTGGAAATGCACGCCACCAATATCCGCGTCAATCTTTCCGAGATCGTGCGCGGCAAACCCCTACAACTGCTCGAACCCGTGCACGCCGAAGCGCGGATCCTTTGGCAGGCGCTCGACTTGCACGCCTCCGTGCACTCTCCCCTACTCGCCGAAGCCCTCGACGAGCTGTTCGCCCCGGCGTTGGGGGCGATCGCCCCGGACGGCACTCGGGCGGCACTTTCCTACTCCCAACTGAGTCTGGAAGCGGGTCAACTTTGCTTGAGCGGTAGCCGCGACGGCGATCGCTTTACCCTCAAAACCTACCTCGACGCGGGGGACCGTCGCTTCTTGCGCTTCGGATCCCCGTCCCTGACCTGGGAAGGACAGGACACGGCGATCGCTCTAGCCCCCTTCACGGTGGATCTAGGGGAGCAAGTCCGGCTCGACCACGTCGAGATCGCCCCGGAGGCGATCGCCTGTGGCGGTCATCTCGAAATTACTGCGTGA